A stretch of DNA from Spirosoma endbachense:
TTTGAAGGTGTGGCTCGTGCCTCTTCTTCCGGTTTCGTTATCGGTAATTTTGCCTACCTGGGTACAGGATACGATGCTTCCAATAATCGCCTGAAAGATTTCTGGGCTTATGATCAGACGAAAAACACTTGGGTACAGCTGGCCGATTTTGGCGGAGTTGCCCGGACAAATGCTGTTGGTTTTTCGGTCGGTACCAAAGGCTATATCGGAACCGGTCTGAATGCCAATAATGACAAACTGAAAGACTTCTGGGAATACGATCAGGCAACCAATAAGTGGAAAGCTGTATCCGATTTTGGTGGTACGGCCCGTTACGCTGCTGTCGCCTTTTCGATTGGTAACAAAGGCTACGTGGGTACTGGTAATGATGGCAACTATTTGAAAGATATATGGTCGTTTGATCCAGCTCAAAACGCCTGGGCAAAAGTTAGCAGCTACAGCGGATCGAAGCGGGTTGGTGCCGTAGCCATCGTGCTCAACGGACTGGCTTATGTTGGAACGGGCAACAACAACGGAAGCACCCTGAGAGATTGGTATGCTTATGATCCGGCGCAGGATTTATGGGTTGAAAAAGCTCAGTTTACGACTGATCAGTCGACCATTGCCCGGAGCTATGCTGTTGGATTTGCCATTAACAACCTGGGCTATATTACATCCGGTGATGCCAGCAGCACAACCGTTTGGCAATACAATCCGGCTACTGACATCTGGGCAACGCTCGGAACATTTGAAGGATCGGGAAGAACCTACGCGATTGGTTTTGCAATCGGCGGTAAAGGGTACGTTACAACAGGTCTGAGTGGTACAGCTCGTTTTGATGACCTGTGGGAGTTCGACCCAACCATAGCACAGGACCTTGACACCAACTAAAACCATAGAGCCACAGAAGAAACGACGTTCCCGGCCAGAGCTGATCCGCAAAGGGTTGTTACTGGTAATGGCGGGCCTTGCAATCCTGACTGGCTACCTGTTCTACAGTTGGCAGCCTCAC
This window harbors:
- a CDS encoding Kelch repeat-containing protein; translation: MINLPIRFRSATGFQPKSISQTASLSQADQDTKNHRRSQLINWALGLVCIGWASALIGCSSSDTASTLGDWRHRSDFEGVARASSSGFVIGNFAYLGTGYDASNNRLKDFWAYDQTKNTWVQLADFGGVARTNAVGFSVGTKGYIGTGLNANNDKLKDFWEYDQATNKWKAVSDFGGTARYAAVAFSIGNKGYVGTGNDGNYLKDIWSFDPAQNAWAKVSSYSGSKRVGAVAIVLNGLAYVGTGNNNGSTLRDWYAYDPAQDLWVEKAQFTTDQSTIARSYAVGFAINNLGYITSGDASSTTVWQYNPATDIWATLGTFEGSGRTYAIGFAIGGKGYVTTGLSGTARFDDLWEFDPTIAQDLDTN